ACTCGACCGCTATCGCTGCGTTAGCCAAACGCCACAACCCTGACCTCCTCACCTTCACCACTGGATTTGAACGCGAAGGCTATTCGGAAGTTGATGTTGCCGCAGAATCTGCCGCAGCAATCGGCGCTGAACATATTGTGAAAATTGTCAGCCCCGAAGAATACGCAGCCGCCATCCCGAAGATCATGTGGTATCTCGACGATCCGGTGGCTGATCCTTCCCTCGTTCCGTTGTACTTTGTGGCGCAAGAAGCGCGCAAACATGTCAAAGTTGTGCTCTCAGGTGAGGGAGCCGACGAGCTTTTTGGTGGATACACAATTTACAAAGAACCATTGTCGTTGGCACCATTCGACCATATTCCAGATCCGGTGCAGCGAGGCTTGCGGAAAGTTGCTGCCTTGCTCCCCGATGGGGTGAAAGGCAAATCCTTGTTGGAACGGGGCACCACCCCGTTGGAGGAGCGCTACTACGGCAATGCTCGCAGCTTCAACTTCAGCCAATTACAACGGGTCATGCCGGAAGCAAAACGGGAATGGGACCACACCGAGGTAACCGCCCCAATTTATGCAAAATCCACCCATATGGATCCGGTAGCCCGGATGCAACATCTTGATCTGTTTACCTGGCTGCGGGGCGATATTCTGGTCAAAGCAGACAAAATGACCATGGCGAACTCCTTGGAACTCCGGGTGCCGTTCCTGGATAAGGAAGTATTCGCCGTTGCAGAAACCCTGCCCCCAGAGATGAAAATTTCGCACGGCACTACCAAATATGCTCTTCGCAAAGCTATGGAGCAGATTGTTCCACCGCATGTGCTGCATCGAAAGAAGCTCGGATTCCCGGTACCGATGAAGCACTGGCTTGCGGGCGATCAACTGCACGGCTGGGCAATAGAGACAATTCAGCAGTCGCAGGCTGGGGATCTGATCGATAAGCAGGCATGTCTAGCGATGCTCGAGGAGCATCGTCGTGGGCAATCTGATCATTCGCGTCGCTTGTGGACGGTGCTGGCCTTTATGGTGTGGCACGGGATTTTCGTCGAGCATCGGATCGACCCACAGATCGAAGAACGCGATTACCCCATCGAACTGTAGGATCACAGCATCAGCTGTGTCACCAACCTAAAAACGACCCCACAATCCAGCCAGTTCAATTCGCTGGATTGTGAGGTCGTTTCCTGTATCAAGCTTTAGTTGAAAGAGTCACCGCAGGCACAGGAGCCGGCGGCATTTGGATTATCGATGGTAAACCCTTGCGACTCGATGGAGTCAGCAAAATCGATGGTTGCTCCGGTGAGGTAAGGAACGCTCATCTTATCGACGGCCAGCTTCACACCACTGATCACGTCGACTTTGTCTCCGTCGAGTTCACGGTCGTCGAAGTAGAGCTGGTAGCGCAGGCCAGCGCAGCCACCGGGTTGCACCGCAATGCGAAGATACAGATCGTCGCGGCCTTCCTGATCAAGCAAGGCTTTCGCTTTCGCAGCAGCAGCTTCGGTGAGGGTGACGCCTGTCTGTGTTTCGGGGGTTGTCATAGTTGAAACGCTATCTCCTTCGATTGGGATGTTTTTCCACCATGCACACTAGCAGCACCGCAAATCATTGAACGTGGGTCGCAGCAGTGTTTCAGGCGCAGCGGTTACTTCTTCTAACGCCACCAGCATAGTGATTTATTGCCTCCACGCTACTGTATATTGCCTTCGACAAGATAGGGCTGGCCCACCGATCTCCCCCACCGTGCAACTGTTCCTGTAGGTTGGCAGGCTGCCACGAGCCTTTTTGCGGATGCTGCTTTGCGACCGTGTGGATAGTTGCGCCGATTCACCGAGTTTCGTGGTTTTGTTGTATTGCTTTTAGCTGGTTCTGTAGCCTAAAGCGTGTGAAACTTCCGTGGAATAAGGACGAGACGTCAACGCCTGCTGCAACCGAGACACCGGTTGTGCAACCGCAGGAACAGCTACCGAAGGGCTACACCCCGAAGAAGGGGCGGCCGACCCCGAAACGTAACGAGGTCGAACTTGCCAAGGGTGTTCGGCATGCACCGGTTCGTCCTGCTGAGACTCCAGCGGAGGCACGAGCCCGGCGTAAAGAGCTGAAGGCTTCCATGTCTCGCGAAGAGTGGAAAGCGTTGAAGCGCCGGGAAAAGGACGAGCTGAAAAAAGCACAGCAACGTACCCGGGCGGCGATGGATCGCGGCGATGAACGATTCTTGCTCGAACGCGATAAGGGGCCGGCCAAGGCCTATATTCGCGACTGGGTTGATGCCCGCCGGTTCTTCTCCACATTGATGCTGCCCATTGCAGTGTTGTTGCTGGTGTTTATGATTGCGGGACAAAAATTCCCAGAGGTTGCTGCTTACTCGTCAATGTTCGGGTTGCTAGCAATGATCATTTTCGTGGTCGAAGGGATTTGGTTGGGACGCAAGTCTGCTTCGGAGGCTTTGGAGCACTACCCGGATACCCCGGAGACGAAAATGTCACTCGGTTTTTACGCCTATAGCCGGGCTAGCCAACCGCGACGTCTCCGTTCGCCGAAACCGCGGTTAGAAGTCGGGGGCGCTCCTGTAGCGCACTAACGTT
The Corynebacterium choanae DNA segment above includes these coding regions:
- the asnB gene encoding asparagine synthase (glutamine-hydrolyzing), which encodes MCGLLAMLCAKPNADEYVSAISDALPCMRHRGPDEDGTWHDDQAVFGFNRLSIIDIAHSHQPLTWGPDDQPNRYAMTFNGEIYNYIELREQLQELGYTFHTSGDGEPIVVGFHHFGPSFVEQLRGMFAVAIWDSHERRMFIARDRFGIKPMYLCTTAAGTVIASEKKSILSMAPALGLALDVDVHALEHYIDLQYVPEPESLHEGIFRLESGSWGYITPGQTVTTTRYFEPEFRTKDVPAGTEQQVFDRIAAVMEDSVAKHMRADVTVGSFLSGGIDSTAIAALAKRHNPDLLTFTTGFEREGYSEVDVAAESAAAIGAEHIVKIVSPEEYAAAIPKIMWYLDDPVADPSLVPLYFVAQEARKHVKVVLSGEGADELFGGYTIYKEPLSLAPFDHIPDPVQRGLRKVAALLPDGVKGKSLLERGTTPLEERYYGNARSFNFSQLQRVMPEAKREWDHTEVTAPIYAKSTHMDPVARMQHLDLFTWLRGDILVKADKMTMANSLELRVPFLDKEVFAVAETLPPEMKISHGTTKYALRKAMEQIVPPHVLHRKKLGFPVPMKHWLAGDQLHGWAIETIQQSQAGDLIDKQACLAMLEEHRRGQSDHSRRLWTVLAFMVWHGIFVEHRIDPQIEERDYPIEL
- a CDS encoding HesB/IscA family protein; its protein translation is MTTPETQTGVTLTEAAAAKAKALLDQEGRDDLYLRIAVQPGGCAGLRYQLYFDDRELDGDKVDVISGVKLAVDKMSVPYLTGATIDFADSIESQGFTIDNPNAAGSCACGDSFN
- a CDS encoding DUF3043 domain-containing protein translates to MKLPWNKDETSTPAATETPVVQPQEQLPKGYTPKKGRPTPKRNEVELAKGVRHAPVRPAETPAEARARRKELKASMSREEWKALKRREKDELKKAQQRTRAAMDRGDERFLLERDKGPAKAYIRDWVDARRFFSTLMLPIAVLLLVFMIAGQKFPEVAAYSSMFGLLAMIIFVVEGIWLGRKSASEALEHYPDTPETKMSLGFYAYSRASQPRRLRSPKPRLEVGGAPVAH